The region AGGCTTTATCGTCCTGAAGAATGTTATCCCCCAAGCAGTCGTTGAGGCGTGTAACACTGTGTTAGACCAGTACGAGAATATGCCACCGGACGACTATCCACCTCCGCTATGCCTCGGCACACAGCGAACGGAGAAAGAACTCTACATCTCCAATATCTTGGAGGCGGACAGTGTATTCAATCCACTCATCGACATTCCAGAGGTACTGGACATCATCCAAGGTGTAACGAGCGGTCCGTATCGGCTCAACCATACCTACACAATCTACCGGTGGGGTGGCGGTTTTACAGGGTTGCACATGCACGGAACTCCGATTATCCCGAAATGCCAGTATCATTGCAAAAACGGAGAGATGGTATCAACCTTAACGAAAGCGGTCTTTCCGATGCTGGATTGCGATGTGGAGGACGGGTGTTTTGCCGTTATACCGGGCGCACATAAGAGCAATTTCCCAAAACCTTGGGGTGGTCACCCCGATGAAAACCCTGTGCTGACACCGATTCCAGCGAAAGCAGGGGATGCAATCATTTTCACGGAGGCACTCACACACGGATCCGTCATCAATGTTTCCGGTAAACCCCGTCGGACGCTCTATTACTGCTACAGCATTGGCTACATGCCAGATTGGGGTGGTCAAGGGCTGCACTTCAGTCCAAACGTTATGGAAAACCTCAATGAAGCCCAACAGTCAATCCTTCATCTCAAGTAAACAGTTAACAGTTTTCAGTAACACTTCTTGTGGCGG is a window of Candidatus Poribacteria bacterium DNA encoding:
- a CDS encoding phytanoyl-CoA dioxygenase family protein, encoding MTDEQKYLFDLQGFIVLKNVIPQAVVEACNTVLDQYENMPPDDYPPPLCLGTQRTEKELYISNILEADSVFNPLIDIPEVLDIIQGVTSGPYRLNHTYTIYRWGGGFTGLHMHGTPIIPKCQYHCKNGEMVSTLTKAVFPMLDCDVEDGCFAVIPGAHKSNFPKPWGGHPDENPVLTPIPAKAGDAIIFTEALTHGSVINVSGKPRRTLYYCYSIGYMPDWGGQGLHFSPNVMENLNEAQQSILHLK